From a single Bacteroidota bacterium genomic region:
- a CDS encoding thiamine pyrophosphate-dependent dehydrogenase E1 component subunit alpha yields the protein MPQPPLLPVVQFLDEKGVPLKGKSLPTVPDQDLILLLKTMIRVRVIDARMFKMQRQGRIAFYMSTYGEEATHIGATYALKPQDWIFPQYREQGAAFLRGFPLQLFVNQIFGNAGDIQKGRQMPMHWGSRDHNLVTISSTLGTQIPQSVGTAYAMKLKKQDAVTLAFFGEGTTSEGDFHAACNFAGVYKTPSVLFCRNNGWAISTPFNRQTAAESIAVKSFAYGIEGVRVDGNDIFAVIEVTRQARERAVSGGGATLIEALTYRLSSHSTSDDPSAYRSEDRDDGPWKDREPLVRLRHYMMKAGLWTSDEEKAWEQECEKELIECIKQAESIGKPDADIMFDDIYDEIPWHLQEQKEMMQSFLKMEGKR from the coding sequence ATGCCCCAACCGCCCTTACTTCCTGTGGTTCAGTTTCTCGATGAGAAAGGAGTTCCGCTCAAGGGCAAATCCTTGCCAACTGTTCCTGATCAGGATCTGATTCTGTTGCTGAAAACCATGATCCGTGTAAGAGTGATCGATGCCCGCATGTTTAAAATGCAACGTCAGGGCCGGATCGCCTTCTACATGTCCACCTATGGCGAAGAGGCCACCCACATCGGGGCCACCTATGCCTTGAAACCGCAGGACTGGATTTTTCCGCAATACCGTGAACAGGGCGCGGCTTTCTTACGCGGATTCCCGCTTCAGTTGTTCGTTAATCAGATTTTCGGCAATGCCGGTGACATTCAGAAGGGCCGCCAGATGCCCATGCACTGGGGAAGCCGCGATCATAATCTGGTAACCATTTCTTCCACATTGGGAACCCAGATTCCGCAAAGTGTCGGAACGGCCTATGCCATGAAGCTGAAAAAACAGGATGCCGTTACCCTGGCATTTTTTGGGGAAGGCACCACCAGTGAGGGTGATTTTCATGCCGCCTGTAATTTCGCCGGTGTGTACAAAACCCCATCCGTATTATTCTGCAGAAACAACGGATGGGCCATTTCAACGCCTTTTAACCGCCAAACCGCTGCTGAATCCATTGCAGTTAAATCCTTCGCCTATGGAATTGAAGGGGTGCGGGTCGATGGCAATGATATTTTTGCCGTGATTGAAGTAACCCGTCAGGCTCGTGAACGGGCTGTTTCGGGAGGCGGAGCCACCCTGATTGAAGCCCTGACTTACCGCCTCAGTTCGCACTCCACCTCCGACGATCCCTCCGCTTACCGCAGTGAGGACCGGGATGATGGGCCGTGGAAAGACCGGGAACCCCTCGTGCGCCTGCGTCACTACATGATGAAAGCAGGTCTGTGGACTTCCGACGAGGAAAAAGCATGGGAACAGGAATGCGAAAAAGAACTGATTGAATGTATCAAACAGGCAGAATCCATTGGAAAACCCGATGCCGACATCATGTTTGATGACATCTACGATGAAATCCCCTGGCATCTGCAGGAACAGAAAGAAATGATGCAGTCTTTCCTTAAAATGGAAGGAAAACGCTGA
- a CDS encoding alpha-ketoacid dehydrogenase subunit beta: MPVMNIIEAINNALHLAFERDSDVVAFGEDAGAYGGVFRATKGLQERFGADRCFDTPICEQGIAGFALGLSIYGIKPVAEIQFADYMYPAFDQIVNEIAKSRYRSGGMYPCPLVIRTPYGGGINGGHYHSQSPEAFYSHAPGLKIVVPSDPYEAKGLLLASIQDQNPVIFFEPKKIYRSAKGEVPADYYEIPLGKARVAREGTDVTVIGWGAIHHINMEAAKLAEKEGISVEVIDLRTILPWDATTVDASVQKTGRCVVVHEAPRTSGFGAELSASIHERNMTRLQAPVQRLTGWDTHYPFSFDYEYYPNPKRVLWAIRQTLEF; encoded by the coding sequence ATGCCGGTAATGAATATTATAGAAGCGATCAATAACGCTTTGCATCTGGCCTTTGAGCGGGACTCTGATGTGGTGGCTTTCGGTGAAGATGCCGGTGCTTATGGCGGTGTTTTCCGTGCCACGAAAGGTCTTCAGGAACGATTCGGTGCCGACCGTTGCTTCGATACACCCATCTGTGAACAGGGAATCGCTGGCTTTGCTCTCGGCCTTTCTATCTATGGTATCAAACCCGTCGCTGAAATACAGTTTGCCGATTACATGTATCCGGCCTTCGATCAGATTGTCAATGAAATCGCCAAATCCAGATACCGGTCCGGTGGCATGTACCCATGTCCGCTGGTTATCCGCACACCATATGGAGGCGGGATCAACGGGGGTCATTATCACAGCCAGTCACCGGAAGCATTCTATTCCCATGCCCCCGGCCTGAAAATCGTGGTTCCTTCCGATCCTTACGAAGCAAAGGGGTTGCTGCTGGCATCCATTCAGGACCAGAATCCGGTCATTTTCTTCGAACCAAAAAAAATCTACCGGTCTGCAAAAGGGGAAGTTCCAGCCGACTATTATGAAATTCCCCTTGGGAAAGCCCGAGTGGCCAGAGAAGGTACCGATGTAACGGTGATCGGCTGGGGTGCCATTCACCATATTAACATGGAAGCTGCAAAACTGGCCGAGAAAGAAGGAATTTCGGTTGAGGTGATCGATCTCAGAACCATTCTTCCCTGGGATGCCACAACGGTCGATGCCTCCGTTCAGAAAACCGGCCGGTGTGTTGTTGTTCATGAAGCTCCCAGAACCAGCGGTTTCGGGGCCGAATTGTCTGCCAGTATTCACGAACGGAATATGACACGGCTTCAGGCACCGGTTCAGCGGTTAACCGGGTGGGATACGCACTATCCCTTTTCCTTCGACTACGAATACTATCCTAACCCCAAACGGGTCTTGTGGGCCATCCGTCAGACCCTGGAATTTTAA
- a CDS encoding 2-oxo acid dehydrogenase subunit E2, whose protein sequence is MSVFQFLLPDIGEGTAEGEIVKWHVKEGDSVIEDQPMVEVMTDKATVLISSPKVGKILKLYGREGDVMPVHQPMVDIALDGETVFPSTPIESGSKTEPDPVIPEKPVQPSGSGDVLATPGTRKLARSLGVNLSLLSGSGKNGRITDEDVKAASGGVASKPAKPALPTVEPVADEEIPFTGIRRKIADRMVQSKFTAPHFTYMDEVDVTDLVAIRNRLKSEAEQEGIKLTYMAFILKALGLALAKHPILNSTLDTSKNVIRLKKSINIGIGMDTPTGLIVPVIRDVKNLSIYNIASVLQDLAARTKKGQVRPDELKEGSFTISNVGAIGGLMATPVINFPEVAIMAPGKIQQRPVVVDGELKVRWMMYHSWSCDHRIVDGADAVRCGNTFAEILSRPELLLIHLR, encoded by the coding sequence ATGTCAGTCTTTCAATTTCTGCTTCCCGATATTGGTGAAGGCACGGCTGAAGGAGAAATCGTCAAATGGCATGTGAAAGAGGGCGATTCCGTCATTGAAGATCAACCCATGGTTGAAGTCATGACCGATAAAGCCACCGTGCTGATTTCATCACCCAAAGTGGGAAAAATACTGAAATTGTATGGTCGTGAGGGGGATGTCATGCCGGTTCATCAACCTATGGTCGATATCGCTCTGGATGGTGAGACGGTGTTCCCATCCACTCCGATTGAATCAGGTTCAAAAACGGAACCGGACCCGGTCATCCCCGAAAAACCTGTGCAGCCTTCCGGTTCAGGAGATGTACTGGCCACACCGGGTACCCGTAAACTGGCCCGTTCTTTGGGAGTCAATCTGTCCCTGCTGTCTGGATCCGGTAAGAATGGCCGTATCACCGATGAGGATGTCAAGGCTGCCTCTGGTGGTGTTGCCTCCAAACCGGCTAAACCCGCTTTACCCACTGTTGAACCGGTTGCCGATGAAGAAATCCCGTTTACCGGTATCCGCAGGAAAATTGCAGACCGGATGGTGCAGTCCAAATTCACAGCTCCTCATTTCACCTACATGGACGAAGTGGATGTAACCGATCTGGTCGCCATCCGGAACCGGCTTAAATCAGAGGCAGAACAGGAAGGCATTAAGCTGACCTACATGGCTTTTATTCTGAAAGCGCTTGGCCTTGCACTGGCCAAACACCCGATTCTTAACTCTACCTTGGATACGTCGAAGAATGTGATCCGGTTGAAAAAGTCGATTAACATCGGGATTGGCATGGATACCCCAACCGGATTGATAGTTCCTGTCATCCGGGATGTTAAAAACCTTTCTATATATAATATAGCATCGGTCCTTCAGGACCTGGCGGCCCGGACGAAAAAAGGTCAGGTCCGTCCGGATGAGTTAAAGGAGGGTTCATTTACCATTTCAAATGTGGGTGCCATAGGCGGTCTGATGGCAACACCGGTGATTAATTTCCCCGAAGTGGCCATTATGGCCCCCGGAAAAATCCAGCAGCGCCCCGTTGTGGTTGATGGAGAACTGAAGGTCCGCTGGATGATGTATCATTCCTGGAGTTGTGACCACCGGATTGTGGATGGGGCCGATGCCGTTCGTTGTGGCAATACATTTGCTGAAATCTTATCGCGCCCAGAATTGTTACTGATTCATCTTCGATAA
- the lpdA gene encoding dihydrolipoyl dehydrogenase codes for MAELNVDCLVIGAGPGGYVAGIRLGQLGVKTLVVEKDKALGGVCLNWGCIPSKSLIQMAKTYEKTVSGNEKMGIKASGVSIDWGKTQEWKNGIIDSLTSGIAGLLKGNGVEHRFGTATLTSATTADLVEKSGEKHTIRFKNCIIATGSSPIQIPGFTFDHKRIVDSTDLLELKEIPESLILIGGGVIGLELGTVYAKLGTKLTVVEMMDQVLPGTSKDVAQLIERKLKRNKADIYTSAKAKSWKETSQGAELTFEVGGKDQTVTAQMIAVAVGRRPNSKGFGAETIGVKTNDRGFIEVNDKLQTSVPTIYAIGDVVGNPMLAHKASKEGEIAAENIAGHKFSTEDTHVIPGVIFTDPEIGLAGMTEDEAAKKGREVKVGKFPYAALGRAKSTGDIEGFAKIVADAKTERILGVEIVGTNASDMISEAALAIEMGATLDDIHLTVHPHPTLGEIMMEAGKAAKGEAVHILNPKK; via the coding sequence ATGGCTGAATTGAATGTGGATTGTCTGGTTATTGGTGCAGGTCCCGGTGGCTATGTGGCCGGAATACGCCTGGGCCAGCTTGGTGTGAAAACGCTGGTCGTTGAAAAAGACAAAGCCCTGGGTGGTGTCTGTCTGAATTGGGGATGTATCCCCTCCAAATCACTGATCCAGATGGCCAAGACCTATGAAAAGACCGTTTCCGGAAACGAAAAAATGGGAATTAAAGCGTCTGGGGTTTCCATCGACTGGGGCAAAACTCAGGAATGGAAAAACGGAATCATTGATTCCCTCACAAGCGGAATTGCCGGATTGCTGAAAGGGAATGGTGTGGAGCATCGGTTTGGGACAGCCACTCTTACCTCAGCCACCACGGCCGATCTGGTTGAAAAATCCGGAGAGAAACATACCATCCGTTTTAAAAATTGTATCATTGCCACCGGATCCTCCCCGATTCAGATTCCCGGATTTACTTTCGATCACAAACGGATCGTCGATTCAACCGATCTGCTTGAACTGAAGGAAATACCGGAATCCCTGATTCTGATTGGTGGTGGGGTGATTGGTCTGGAACTGGGAACCGTATATGCCAAACTCGGCACAAAACTGACGGTCGTTGAAATGATGGATCAGGTGCTGCCTGGAACGTCAAAAGATGTGGCTCAGCTGATTGAACGTAAACTGAAGCGGAACAAAGCCGACATTTATACATCAGCCAAAGCAAAATCCTGGAAGGAAACATCGCAGGGAGCAGAACTGACTTTTGAAGTGGGTGGAAAAGATCAGACCGTTACTGCACAGATGATTGCGGTTGCAGTGGGTCGCCGTCCCAATTCAAAGGGCTTCGGTGCCGAAACCATCGGGGTGAAAACCAATGACCGGGGTTTCATAGAAGTTAATGACAAACTGCAGACCTCGGTGCCAACCATTTACGCCATTGGCGATGTCGTTGGAAATCCGATGCTCGCCCACAAAGCCTCTAAGGAAGGTGAAATTGCAGCCGAAAACATTGCCGGACACAAATTCTCTACTGAAGATACCCATGTTATCCCGGGCGTGATTTTCACCGACCCTGAAATCGGCCTGGCCGGAATGACTGAAGATGAAGCAGCCAAAAAGGGAAGAGAAGTGAAAGTTGGAAAGTTCCCCTACGCCGCTCTCGGACGTGCGAAATCAACGGGAGATATAGAAGGGTTCGCAAAAATTGTCGCTGATGCCAAAACTGAGCGAATTCTAGGTGTCGAAATTGTTGGTACCAATGCCAGTGACATGATCTCAGAGGCAGCGCTTGCCATCGAAATGGGCGCCACTCTCGACGACATCCACCTGACCGTTCACCCGCACCCCACACTGGGAGAAATCATGATGGAAGCCGGGAAGGCTGCCAAAGGTGAAGCGGTTCATATCCTGAATCCGAAGAAGTAA
- a CDS encoding M20/M25/M40 family metallo-hydrolase codes for MISRKEYIDQSKQGFISHLKRFVEIPSVSMLPEHKKDIRAAAVFAADLLTSFGLKADVTETSGNPVVTASGPFHPDWPTITIYNHIDVQPGNEPEWKTDPFVLSVDGDTFTGRGSTDDKGPALTALYAARYAIESRIPVNLKFIWELEEEIGSPSFEEFLLKKKKDLVTDSVLVSDTIWLNRQKPSVPYGLRGLQTYRLILETGEKDCHSGLCGGAARNPIAEMALLLSQLHDAHTGDVHIPGFYDDVRKPKKREIVNFIESGFDPEKFKKAHGLKSLRYPNPGMITTRIWALPTFEVHGIVGGYTGPGVKTAIPPRVEAKISTRLVPDQTPDKITRLLKKAVKELNDEVKVIPEGGLVPYLGDFEGFYAEAAVKAIEHAFGTTPAFTREGGSIGAVVTMQKHLKVPINFLGLSLPEHGYHAPNENYDWQQASGGMSMFLKYFDILGEAGKKKK; via the coding sequence ATGATCAGCAGGAAGGAATATATTGATCAGTCAAAGCAAGGTTTTATCAGTCATCTGAAACGATTTGTGGAAATCCCTTCGGTTTCCATGCTTCCGGAACATAAAAAGGATATCCGGGCGGCGGCCGTCTTTGCCGCTGATCTTCTGACCAGTTTTGGACTGAAAGCCGACGTCACAGAAACCAGCGGAAATCCGGTTGTGACTGCATCGGGACCCTTTCACCCGGATTGGCCTACCATCACCATCTATAATCATATAGATGTACAACCAGGTAATGAACCTGAATGGAAAACCGATCCGTTTGTTCTTTCTGTGGATGGTGACACCTTTACAGGGCGCGGGTCCACAGATGACAAAGGCCCGGCTCTGACAGCACTTTATGCAGCCAGATACGCCATCGAAAGCCGGATTCCAGTCAATCTTAAGTTTATCTGGGAACTGGAAGAAGAGATCGGGTCACCCAGTTTCGAGGAATTTCTGCTGAAAAAGAAAAAGGACCTCGTCACCGATTCGGTCCTTGTTTCTGATACCATCTGGCTGAACCGTCAGAAGCCATCTGTTCCCTACGGTTTGCGCGGCCTGCAGACTTACCGGTTGATTCTCGAAACCGGGGAGAAAGATTGCCATTCCGGATTGTGCGGTGGCGCAGCCCGGAATCCGATTGCGGAGATGGCTTTGTTGCTGAGTCAGCTGCACGATGCCCATACCGGTGATGTGCACATACCCGGCTTTTATGACGATGTGAGAAAACCCAAAAAACGGGAAATTGTCAATTTCATTGAATCAGGATTCGATCCTGAAAAGTTTAAAAAAGCACATGGCCTCAAATCATTGAGATATCCGAATCCGGGCATGATCACCACCCGGATCTGGGCACTTCCCACTTTCGAAGTCCATGGGATTGTGGGCGGATATACCGGCCCGGGTGTAAAAACGGCGATTCCACCGCGGGTGGAAGCCAAGATTTCAACCCGGTTGGTTCCGGATCAGACCCCAGATAAAATTACCCGATTACTGAAAAAGGCCGTTAAGGAACTGAATGATGAAGTCAAGGTGATTCCGGAAGGCGGGCTTGTTCCATATCTGGGTGATTTTGAGGGATTCTATGCTGAAGCAGCCGTCAAAGCCATTGAACATGCCTTCGGTACCACCCCTGCATTTACACGGGAGGGTGGCTCGATCGGAGCGGTGGTTACCATGCAAAAGCATCTGAAAGTACCGATTAATTTCCTTGGACTGTCTCTGCCCGAACATGGCTATCACGCTCCGAATGAAAACTATGACTGGCAACAAGCCTCCGGCGGGATGTCCATGTTCCTGAAATATTTTGATATTCTCGGAGAAGCAGGTAAAAAGAAAAAGTAA